GTTCACCAACGTGTTCGACACGACGTACGCGAGCGGAACGCACCTGCCGCTCGTGGTGCAGGTGGAGGATGCGAACGGCCATCCCGTGCCGCAGGCGGGAGTGCCGGTGGAGATCTACATCTCCGGATTGTGCGAGGGCGTGTGCGACCGCGCGCCGGCAGGATCGCGGGCGGCGGCGATGCGGGGGGCGCGGCCTGTTCGCGCGCCGCGCCTGAGCCTGGCTCCGCCGCGGATGCCGGCGCCCGGCGTCTCGCCGCGGGGCGTGATCACGTTCAACCGCGGGCCCGCGCCCGCGTTGGCGCCGATGGCGGCGCGCGCGCGGGGCATGTCCGGACCGTCGCGCTCGGTATCGCGCGACGCCGTGGCGTTCGGCAGCGGCGTGTTCCCGACGCTGCCGGTGGTGCCCTATCCGACGCTGATCGGTGACACCGTCGTGATGACCGATTCCACCGGCCGCGCGGTGTTCGCGAACCTGGAGGCGGCCGGCATGGCCGGCCCGTACAATTCGTTCTACATCCAGGCGTACAACACGTTGTCCACCACGACGTTGAACTACGCGTGGAGCCCGTACTTCTATCTGACGCCGGGCGCGCCGTACAAGGTGTTCGTAACGTACGACAGCGTGCATCAGGCCGCCGGAAACGCCATGGTCGACATTCCCGAAGCCGCGGTGCTGGACAGCGTGGGCAACGGCGTGCCGGGCGTGACGATGACGTTCAGTGTCGTGTCCGGCGGCGGCTCGCTGGACTCGACCCACGCGGTCACCGATCTGAACGGCGCCGCCGCGGCCCCCGGATGGCAGTTGGGCGCGGCGTCGGGCGTGAACACGGTGCACGCGTCAGCGGCGGTGAGCGGCACGCCGAGCGGCGTGGATCTCACGGCCATCGGACACCAGCCGGCCGCGCTGCGCATGACGACCGACCTCACGGGGTCGCTACTGGACAGCACGACCATCACGCCCACACTCGCCGTGGCGGTGACCGACAGCACGAAGACGTGGGATCTGAACGCTGGCGGGATCGCGATCACGCCGGCGGCGGTCCTCGTTCCGTTCCAGGACGCGATGTCGCCCACGCTCATCGGCAACACGAGCGCGGTGACGACCTCGCCGAGCGGCGGGGCGAGCTTCATCGGCCTGGGGCTCTATGGGCAGGTGGGCACCACCGTCGCCGTGGTCTTCTCGGCTTCCAGCCTGAGCGCCGACACCAGCGCCGTCGTCTCGATCGCCACCGGGCCGGCCGCGAACATCGCCCCCGTGCCCGGTGAACAGCTCGACTCCACGCACACCGTGGGCGCCGCCACGCGCGAGGTGCAGGTGCTGGTGACGGACGCGGCGGGATACCGCGTGACCGGCGTTCCGGTGACGTTCACGATCCAGAATTCCTCGGCCAACCTGTGCACGCTGCCGAACCTGGGCACCGTGTACACCATGCCGACCGCGGCCAACGGCATCGCCGCCGTGCAGGTGACGTTGCCGGCGGGCGCGGCCTCGTGCGTGATCCAGGCAACGGCGTACGCCCCGAGCTTGGCGCTCCTGTCGGGCGCGCCCGTCACCTTCCAGGAGGTGGTCGCGCCGCCGTCGTACGACGTCTGGACCGGCGCGTCCGACACCACGTGGACCAACCCGGGCAACTGGTCGTCCGGCGCGGTGCCCACGCAGACCACATCGGTGTTCATTCCGTACGCGGCCACGGCCGGCGGGCACTATCCGGCGCTGGCCGCCGCGGCGAGCGTGAACTCGCTGGCCGTGGAGAACGGCACGCGATTCGAGTTGCACAACAACCCGATCTACGTGTACGGCAATCTCGACGGCTCGGCGCTTGTGCCCGATGCCTGGAGTTCCCTGGGCGGCGGCAGCGGATACGTGGAGATGATGACGGCGGGCACGACGATCGCGCAATCGTTCCCGTACAAGCTGGCGATCGGCGACGCGACGATGTCGTGCGCGGGCTGGGCCACGGCGCCGGTCACGGTGGTGGGGCTCGACAGCGCGGCGGCGGTGGATGTGAACTGTCCACTGATGTTCGCCACGATCGGCAACAACTGGCTGACGTCCCTGGGCGACGTGAACGTGCAGCACCACGGCACGCTCGTGATGCCCGCGGGGAGCGAGTGGCTGTACGTGAAGGGCAATCTCAACATCACGTCCGACCAGTCGTCCAACGGCCTCCTCACCGGCGGCTCGATCCAGGTGTACGGCAACTTCGTGGAAGACACCGTGGCCGGCGCGGCGGCTTCGGCCACCAACTTCTACTCCACCGGCACGTCGATGCGGATGCAGAGCTCGCCGTATGGCCCGGGCACGCCGCAGACCATCCGGTTCGCTTCGGCGCAGGCGCAGTTGTGGGATCTGTACGCGGCGAATCCGAGTTCGTCGGTGGCCCTCGACGCCACGGCGTCCGCCTCGTACACGATCGTGGGCGGGTTCAGCATCGGGACCGGGACCGGGAACGTGGCGTTCACCATCCCCACCGGGATCACGTTGAACGTGGGCTCGCTGACCCTGGGGTCCACCGGGCACCTGTACGTGAACGGCACGTTCCACTCGGGCGCGGATTGCAGCTCGCTGACACTGCCGTTCATCACCCGGGGCGCGAACGGCGCGATCACGCCCGCATCCTGCTACGTGCCCTGAGGCCGGAATCGGGCCTCGGGGCAGCGCGCGCGTCCACCCGGACGCGCGCGTTTCATTTGCATCTCAGGCGTAGCGCGGCAGGTCCTCGGGCGCGAGCTCGGCGCCGAGGGCGTCCACCACGCGCACGCCGGCGGGCGCGAGCTTGCGGATCTCGGCGCTGCCGCCCAGGTGCGCCACGCGCGCGCCCGCCAGCGCCGCCGCGTCGGCCCATGGCCGGCGCGGATCGCCCGTGCGGATGCGGGCATTCACGACGAGGAGCGTGATGACGGAGCGGGGCGCGGATTCGGGCACGGGGCAGCCTGGGGAGGCGGTGGCGGTGGGTGTGGACGTTAGCTTTCCGGTTCGCCCATGACCAGCCACCGCCCCGCCCCGTGACCATCGCCACCAGCATCTGGTTCTGGGTGGGCTTCATCGCGTTCGTGCTCGCGATGCTCGCCCTCGACCTAGGCGTCTTCCACCGCGACGGCCACGAGGTGCGCCCGCGCGAGGCGGCCCTGTGGACGGTGCTCTGGGTGATCCTGGCCCTGCTGTTCGCGCTCCTGCTGCGCGTGTTCGAGCAGCCGGGCACGGCGATCACCTTCCTCACGGGCTACGTGCTCGAGGAGTCGCTGAGCGCCGACAACATCTTCGTGATCGCGCTCATCTTCGCCTATTTCGGCGTGCCCAAGCGCGCACATCATCGCGTGCTGTTCTACGGCATCCTGGGAGCGCTGGTGCTGCGCGGGCTGTTCATCTGGGTGGGCGCGCTGCTGCTCGCCCGCTTCGAATGGATTCTCTACGTGTTCGGCGCGCTGCTCGTGTTCACGGGCGCCCGCATGGCCTTTCACGACGACTCGGCGGAGTTCGACGGCGAGAAGAACTTCGTGGTCCGCCTCACCCGCCGCCTGGTGCCGCTCAGCCCCCACTACGACGGCACGCGATTCTTCACGCGCGAGGGCGTGCGCCGCGTGGCCACCCCGCTGCTGCTCGTCCTGGTGCTCGTGGAGATCACCGACCTGGCGTTCGCCATCGATTCGATCCCGGCCATCTTCGGCGTCACGCGCGACCCGTTCCTGGTCTTCACGTCGAACATCTTCGCGGTGCTGGGGCTGCGCTCGCTCTTCTTCCTGCTGGTGAGCGTGATCGACCGCTTCCACCTGCTCAAATACGGGCTGGCGCTGATCCTCACCTTCATCGGCGTGAAGATGCTCGCCGACCACTGGGTGACGGTGCCCACGGGCGTGTCGCTGTCGGTGATCCTGGCGGTGCTGGCGGTGTCCGTGGGGGCGTCGCTGCTCTGGCCCAGAAAGCACCCGGCCGCCGAATGACGGGGGTCGCCGGCGGCGAGTCGGCCGCCGGCCGCCGACCGTTACCGCCGCTCGATCGCGTCGCGGATATCGAGCAGGATCTCCAGATAGAGCTGCTCGCGGCGGTACGCGAAATCGAGCGTCGTCATCTGCGAGGCGTCGTCGGAGACCTTGGCACGCTCGAACGCCTCACGGTACATGTCGTCCAGGTTGTTCAGGATGCGATCGCGGGAACGGGACATACGGATCTTCTCGAGGGCGCTGAGGGTCAGTCGGGGAATGTCGTCGTCAGGATCGCGGCGATGATCGGCGCCGCTCGTGGCCAGAAGCCGCTTGGCGGCTCCCATCAACATGCGGCGGGACTGCATAGGTTTGTCAGGCATCTCAACGGAGCAAGGGCCAGCCTGCGGGCAACTTAGCCGTCCGGCCACGGGGGAGCAATCGGCGGGCGGAGGCGCCCCTGCGGACGGACCTCTCCCCCCTGCCCCCGGCCACGGCGCCGGCTGCCCGCGTTCCGGCCCGGCGGATGCCGGCGCTCAGCGCAACTGCTTCTCGCGCATCAACTGCGCGATGATCCGGTCGTCGCGCGCCGAGGGTTCGAGCAGCGCCAGGACCTCGGCCTCGCTGGAGCCCTCGCAGTGCATGAGCGGGGGCGCCGTGCCGCCCTCCTTCTCGCGCGGCGTGCCGGCGCGGCGGTCCACTTCGAGCACCGCCGTCACGGGCGACGCGCCCGCCTCGCTGGTGCGCCGGATGCGGACGGCCGGGCCGTGCGACAGAAAACGCTGGTAGAGAATCTCGTCGGACATGGCCGGGGACACCGAAGCT
This region of Gemmatimonadaceae bacterium genomic DNA includes:
- a CDS encoding Ig-like domain-containing protein, with the protein product MRTSIRFTAFALLVLIGVTCTDGPTSPNGKGGPAFINIVPSFSVQAASTLRDLSSFGLAVDNIHIHIDHPPAEPFDTMIVVPAGADSLVLNLPVILNSPTEQLNVHIELRHGDQVLYSGTQTVTATVGATTSSGAAIVPISYVGPGANLAHFGIAPRDTAILISGIVPYRITATDASGGAVAGVTVHWTLANASLGAISASGVFTPSGTPGKTLVTASTPNGLRDSTSLTVSAPPARLALVSGGDQSSAAGTALASPVVVQVQAASGAGVPGITVSFAGKSGGATVSPASGVTDSSGNARTTVTLGHAAGAQSIVASSSGVPDLAINETATAAAAAQLAKVSGDAQVDTIGAKLPQPFVVKVTDSFGNAVAGATVAWTNVGGDGALAAASTTTDTSGLASMTFTLGPTVRTDSVSASLSDVSGATVLFTATAAPRVATKIAIVSGDAQAGLVGSTLPAPLVVRVTDAGNIPIRGASVTWAVLTGDGTVNPSVSTSDSLGLASTVLTLAHTPGLNMVSATLPNHASVTFTDTSSVGSATSVRFVTQPSNVVSATYIVPNIQVEILDASGHRDTVGAGSTLQVTLSVLHGPPGGTVRDSVGPAAATVSAVAGLATFHVGNDLIGTYKLRASSPGLVSDSSVAYTVSLGPARHVQYVAGAGQTGAPGDTTIVRPQVLVMDGGGNPVPGGSVTWRVDSGGGTLVNPASPTTPASSVVAAADGTGHSAVLWTLGTAGAQQIRAFTTTSSKDTVPFTALLHLVGTQLVFTNVFDTTYASGTHLPLVVQVEDANGHPVPQAGVPVEIYISGLCEGVCDRAPAGSRAAAMRGARPVRAPRLSLAPPRMPAPGVSPRGVITFNRGPAPALAPMAARARGMSGPSRSVSRDAVAFGSGVFPTLPVVPYPTLIGDTVVMTDSTGRAVFANLEAAGMAGPYNSFYIQAYNTLSTTTLNYAWSPYFYLTPGAPYKVFVTYDSVHQAAGNAMVDIPEAAVLDSVGNGVPGVTMTFSVVSGGGSLDSTHAVTDLNGAAAAPGWQLGAASGVNTVHASAAVSGTPSGVDLTAIGHQPAALRMTTDLTGSLLDSTTITPTLAVAVTDSTKTWDLNAGGIAITPAAVLVPFQDAMSPTLIGNTSAVTTSPSGGASFIGLGLYGQVGTTVAVVFSASSLSADTSAVVSIATGPAANIAPVPGEQLDSTHTVGAATREVQVLVTDAAGYRVTGVPVTFTIQNSSANLCTLPNLGTVYTMPTAANGIAAVQVTLPAGAASCVIQATAYAPSLALLSGAPVTFQEVVAPPSYDVWTGASDTTWTNPGNWSSGAVPTQTTSVFIPYAATAGGHYPALAAAASVNSLAVENGTRFELHNNPIYVYGNLDGSALVPDAWSSLGGGSGYVEMMTAGTTIAQSFPYKLAIGDATMSCAGWATAPVTVVGLDSAAAVDVNCPLMFATIGNNWLTSLGDVNVQHHGTLVMPAGSEWLYVKGNLNITSDQSSNGLLTGGSIQVYGNFVEDTVAGAAASATNFYSTGTSMRMQSSPYGPGTPQTIRFASAQAQLWDLYAANPSSSVALDATASASYTIVGGFSIGTGTGNVAFTIPTGITLNVGSLTLGSTGHLYVNGTFHSGADCSSLTLPFITRGANGAITPASCYVP
- a CDS encoding TerC family protein, coding for MTIATSIWFWVGFIAFVLAMLALDLGVFHRDGHEVRPREAALWTVLWVILALLFALLLRVFEQPGTAITFLTGYVLEESLSADNIFVIALIFAYFGVPKRAHHRVLFYGILGALVLRGLFIWVGALLLARFEWILYVFGALLVFTGARMAFHDDSAEFDGEKNFVVRLTRRLVPLSPHYDGTRFFTREGVRRVATPLLLVLVLVEITDLAFAIDSIPAIFGVTRDPFLVFTSNIFAVLGLRSLFFLLVSVIDRFHLLKYGLALILTFIGVKMLADHWVTVPTGVSLSVILAVLAVSVGASLLWPRKHPAAE